From the genome of Candidatus Neomarinimicrobiota bacterium:
AAAACTCATGACGCCAGGAATATTTTCCACATAATGACGGCTTTCGTTGTCCATTTCCATTTTGACCAGCACATATCCGGGATAGAACACACGGTCTCTCACAACTTTTTTTCCACTTCTCATTTCCACCACATTTTCCGACGGAACCAGCACTTCCTCTATTTTCCCGTTGTCACTTCCGCCCTTAATTTCACTCATCATGGTATCGCGGATTTTCTTCTCTTTCCCTGACAAAACCCTTACCGAATACCACTCCATTTCATAACACCACGTTCACAACTCTGGAGAGCAAGAAATCAACCACAAATAGGAAAATGCCGAGAATCAGCGACAGCCCGAGGACGACCATGGTAGAGCCACGAAGCTCA
Proteins encoded in this window:
- the secE gene encoding preprotein translocase subunit SecE — its product is MIRKIKDFMNGVQFEMKKVSWPTWDELRGSTMVVLGLSLILGIFLFVVDFLLSRVVNVVL